A window of Dehalobacter sp. genomic DNA:
TAATATTTGAAAAACGCCAGCTGCCCTCTTTCTGTCCTGCAGGATCATAAACTTTCAACCGTGCGCCGCACCTGGCAAGTTCCGGGAGGATAACCAGTGACGGCGCGTCTCTCAGGTCGTCTGTATTCGGTTTGAAGGTCACACCGAGAATAGCAATGGTTTTATTATTAAGATCGCCCAAAGCGTCTGCAATTTTATGTACCATCTTTATTTTTTGGCGCTCATTTGCCTCCACTGTTGCTTCAACGAGAGACATGGACTCTCCGCAATCCCGGGCAATTTCTATAAAAGCCCTGGTATCTTTGGGAAAACAGCTTCCACCGTATCCGGGTCCTGCGTGCAGGAACTTCGGCGCGATGCGACCGTCCCGCCCCATCGCTTTGGCTACCTTTTGAACGTCAGCGCCGACCTTTTCACACACGTTAGCCACTTCGTTGATAAATGTAATTTTCATAGCCAGAAAAGCGTTAGCAGCATATTTGATCATCTCAGCAGTTTCAAGGTTGGTTTCAACAAAAGGAGTTTCGTTGATATAAAGTACCCTGTAGACCTCCCTCATTGTGTTGAATGCCCTTTCACTTTCTGCGCCCAGGATAACCCGGTCAGGATGCATAAAGTCGTGTACGGCAGAACCTTCGCGTAGAAATTCGGGATTGGAAACCACATCAAAGCCATAATTAACCCCACGCTCAGTGAGGATTGATTGCACAGTAGCCTTGACCTTCTGTCCGGTGCCCACAGGTACGGTGGACTTGTTAACAATCACCTTATAACCGTTCATATAGGTGGCAATGTCCTTTGCCACATCAATGACATACTGCAAATCCGCTCTGCCGTCCTCCGCCG
This region includes:
- a CDS encoding UDP-glucose/GDP-mannose dehydrogenase family protein gives rise to the protein AEDGRADLQYVIDVAKDIATYMNGYKVIVNKSTVPVGTGQKVKATVQSILTERGVNYGFDVVSNPEFLREGSAVHDFMHPDRVILGAESERAFNTMREVYRVLYINETPFVETNLETAEMIKYAANAFLAMKITFINEVANVCEKVGADVQKVAKAMGRDGRIAPKFLHAGPGYGGSCFPKDTRAFIEIARDCGESMSLVEATVEANERQKIKMVHKIADALGDLNNKTIAILGVTFKPNTDDLRDAPSLVILPELARCGARLKVYDPAGQKEGSWRFSNIKDSITWCADAYEAMGNTDATVILTEWNEFRNLNFDKFKEIGAGNYFFDLRNIYDKKIIISKGFKYYGVGV